Proteins from one Leptonema illini DSM 21528 genomic window:
- the sppA gene encoding signal peptide peptidase SppA, with product MDRSRIPVALALALAVFSIVLAAVRIGRSSQESSFTVERSSFFDAGRSGIARIRIHGMIQGGKAPGEAGSERIIALIREAEQADAIRGVILDIDSGGGETGATKQIYEAVKDLKKKKPVITVIGGVAASGGYYIASASDRIFALETSIVGSIGVISLHPNIAGLLDKVGIRMQTMKTGPHKDSSYPFRDLSAEEQQMYADLLDDSYRVFIADVSEGRKQSQKTVEEWADGKIYSGKKAKALQMIDDIGGEREALAAMKLLLKTDEDLPIYEPEPDFFEELFSSFPSNRFQARMPSLPASGLYYLYPSADLVERFLSRQPLIEAR from the coding sequence ATGGACCGATCACGCATTCCCGTAGCCCTTGCTCTCGCCCTTGCCGTCTTTTCAATCGTGCTGGCCGCCGTTCGAATCGGCCGCAGCTCGCAGGAAAGCTCTTTTACCGTCGAGCGCAGCTCCTTCTTTGATGCCGGGCGATCCGGCATTGCGCGCATTCGAATTCATGGCATGATCCAGGGCGGCAAGGCCCCTGGAGAGGCCGGCTCCGAACGTATCATCGCCCTGATCCGCGAGGCAGAGCAGGCCGATGCCATCCGCGGCGTTATCCTCGATATCGATAGCGGCGGCGGCGAAACAGGCGCCACAAAGCAGATCTACGAAGCGGTGAAAGACCTGAAAAAGAAAAAGCCCGTAATCACCGTCATCGGCGGCGTCGCCGCAAGCGGAGGCTATTATATCGCCTCGGCCAGCGACCGCATCTTCGCGCTCGAAACGAGCATCGTCGGTTCGATCGGCGTCATCAGCCTGCATCCGAATATCGCAGGCCTGCTTGATAAAGTGGGCATCCGCATGCAGACGATGAAAACGGGGCCTCATAAGGATTCGAGTTATCCGTTTCGCGATCTGAGCGCCGAAGAGCAGCAGATGTACGCCGACCTGCTCGACGATTCTTACCGTGTCTTTATCGCCGACGTTTCAGAAGGGCGCAAGCAGTCGCAGAAAACCGTCGAAGAGTGGGCCGACGGCAAGATATACTCCGGCAAAAAAGCGAAGGCCTTACAGATGATCGACGATATCGGTGGCGAGCGTGAGGCGCTGGCGGCGATGAAGCTTCTCTTGAAGACGGACGAGGACCTGCCCATCTACGAGCCCGAGCCCGATTTCTTTGAAGAGCTGTTTTCCTCATTTCCGTCGAACCGCTTCCAGGCCCGTATGCCCTCGTTGCCGGCTTCGGGGTTATACTATCTTTATCCGTCGGCCGACTTAGTAGAACGCTTTCTGTCACGTCAGCCGCTCATAGAGGCGCGCTGA
- a CDS encoding alpha/beta fold hydrolase: MAAKQAKKSAKKTGKKAARRSTSSRNTASKKSAAISKSAASKKRAGSRPQRDNKKQLQTSGATGPLIRAIRPVASHGPRPLRLLWIPGLGADRMMFARIIEELEPLLSVPVLHSFLEYPDVMAGEVDSLESLASLLAQGILPDDPYDMVIGYSMGGMMLQILRMKGMLEAKQCVLLCTAFSGNDLNPIMHRAASLPRPPVFLRGLAQSVTAALYPVFRIGVRDSVEYGRMFARFPRTIFFEGPRWIRQWQGVPEPFYSDCISAHGTRDPLLSYPKVSSHKAPDLTIEGGSHILFATHPDRLAQFLAEHLKSKHSV, from the coding sequence ATGGCCGCGAAGCAAGCGAAGAAATCTGCGAAAAAGACGGGAAAGAAAGCGGCCAGAAGATCGACGTCTTCCAGAAATACGGCCTCAAAGAAATCAGCCGCTATTAGTAAGTCCGCCGCCTCAAAGAAGCGGGCGGGCTCACGTCCGCAGCGTGATAACAAAAAGCAACTGCAAACGTCCGGCGCGACCGGGCCGCTCATTCGGGCCATCCGCCCGGTGGCGTCGCATGGGCCGCGTCCTCTGCGCCTTCTCTGGATTCCCGGCCTTGGCGCCGATCGCATGATGTTCGCTCGCATCATCGAAGAGCTTGAACCGCTTCTTTCCGTGCCCGTTCTGCACTCTTTTCTTGAATATCCCGATGTGATGGCCGGCGAGGTCGATTCTCTCGAAAGCCTGGCCTCTTTGCTTGCTCAGGGCATTTTGCCCGACGATCCCTACGACATGGTCATCGGATATTCGATGGGCGGCATGATGCTGCAGATCCTGCGTATGAAGGGCATGCTTGAGGCGAAGCAATGCGTCCTGCTCTGCACGGCCTTTTCAGGTAACGATCTGAACCCGATTATGCATCGGGCGGCCAGCCTGCCGCGACCGCCTGTGTTTCTGCGCGGCCTGGCGCAGAGCGTTACCGCCGCCCTGTATCCCGTCTTTCGAATCGGAGTGCGTGATTCCGTCGAGTATGGCCGCATGTTCGCGCGTTTTCCGCGCACGATCTTCTTCGAAGGCCCGCGCTGGATTCGACAATGGCAGGGTGTGCCCGAGCCCTTTTACTCCGATTGCATCTCTGCGCATGGGACGAGAGATCCGCTATTGTCCTACCCGAAAGTGTCGAGCCACAAGGCGCCCGATCTCACGATCGAAGGCGGATCACACATCCTCTTCGCCACCCATCCCGACCGCCTGGCACAATTCCTGGCCGAACATCTGAAGTCGAAGCATTCGGTCTGA
- a CDS encoding tetratricopeptide repeat protein, which translates to MMNEDRSQQREHALLERVLSLKQMLLEGRGSPVDRHDLAICYYHLENFDRCAEQLEILARDTPDYIDISRVYSLRSLALVMLHRFAEAEALIERRLRVEPDDVILLNLLGYVCEKQNRPDAAIRAHRRVLSIKQDHPNSLNSLGYLLTLHGKAEDLAEAGNCLKKAVEINPNSAAYLDSLGMYMARMGFFDRAKKALVRALEIDPQNMEIVDHMKDVVKRESLAREQSTES; encoded by the coding sequence ATGATGAACGAGGATCGCTCACAGCAAAGAGAGCATGCCCTGCTCGAACGCGTTCTCTCACTGAAGCAGATGCTTCTTGAGGGCAGGGGCAGCCCCGTTGATCGCCATGACCTGGCCATCTGCTACTATCATCTGGAGAACTTCGATCGTTGTGCCGAACAGCTCGAGATTCTTGCACGAGACACGCCCGACTATATCGACATCAGCCGCGTCTACTCGCTGCGCAGCCTGGCGCTCGTCATGCTTCACAGATTCGCCGAGGCCGAGGCTCTCATAGAACGCCGTCTGCGCGTCGAGCCCGACGACGTTATACTCCTGAACCTGCTCGGTTACGTATGCGAGAAACAGAATCGTCCCGATGCCGCAATAAGAGCGCACCGACGTGTGCTTTCGATTAAACAGGATCATCCGAACAGCCTGAACTCGCTCGGGTACCTGCTTACGCTTCATGGAAAGGCCGAGGATTTAGCCGAAGCGGGCAACTGCCTGAAAAAAGCGGTGGAGATCAATCCGAACTCCGCCGCCTATCTTGATTCGCTCGGCATGTACATGGCGCGCATGGGATTTTTTGATCGAGCGAAAAAGGCCCTTGTCAGGGCGCTCGAAATAGATCCGCAGAATATGGAAATCGTCGACCACATGAAAGACGTAGTCAAACGCGAATCACTGGCGCGCGAACAGTCGACCGAGAGCTGA
- the surE gene encoding 5'/3'-nucleotidase SurE encodes MGEQKKLLIVNDDGLHSSGMLHLEKELSRDFEVWAVCPDRERSATSQAITIRETLRLTHVEGRHYHVNGFPADCVNVALYAGVFPRFDIVVSGINHGVNLGDDVHYSGTVGAARHAAVHRLIAVAISSINRDHAGSFRRPAKWLRQWLRLNLEHLKQEFVYNINYPFEPHDIAGDAPFPEAEVTRHGRRLYLDEYELLEESVTGDASDDSFPLAGRSGVLRLKETIMGREVVEGTDFYAVEHGRVSITPLSLSTFDVEEMEFLRNLMMPA; translated from the coding sequence ATGGGCGAACAGAAGAAGCTGTTGATCGTCAACGACGACGGGCTGCATTCAAGCGGCATGCTGCATCTTGAAAAGGAGCTTTCGCGCGACTTCGAGGTCTGGGCCGTCTGCCCCGATCGGGAGCGCAGCGCCACCTCGCAGGCCATCACCATTCGAGAGACGCTGCGCCTGACGCATGTGGAAGGGCGGCACTATCATGTGAACGGATTCCCCGCCGATTGCGTAAACGTCGCCCTTTATGCCGGCGTGTTTCCGCGTTTCGATATCGTCGTCTCGGGCATCAACCATGGCGTCAATCTCGGCGACGACGTACATTACAGCGGCACGGTCGGAGCGGCGCGGCATGCCGCCGTACATCGCCTGATCGCCGTCGCCATCAGCAGCATCAACCGCGACCATGCGGGAAGCTTCCGGCGTCCGGCGAAGTGGCTGCGACAGTGGCTGCGGCTCAATCTCGAACATCTGAAACAGGAGTTCGTGTATAACATCAATTATCCATTCGAGCCGCACGATATCGCCGGCGACGCGCCCTTTCCCGAGGCCGAGGTTACCCGACACGGACGCCGGCTCTACCTCGACGAATATGAGCTGCTTGAGGAATCCGTTACCGGCGATGCTTCCGATGACAGCTTTCCTCTGGCCGGACGATCGGGCGTGCTGCGTTTGAAAGAGACGATTATGGGACGAGAGGTCGTCGAAGGCACCGATTTTTATGCCGTAGAGCACGGCAGGGTATCGATCACGCCGCTTTCGCTCAGCACCTTCGACGTCGAAGAGATGGAATTTCTACGGAATCTGATGATGCCTGCATGA
- a CDS encoding UbiX family flavin prenyltransferase — protein sequence MSLIIGLTGASGSLYGLHLLQALLTGVAGRSTLIVSPAAIRVFNQEFDTALENPLDLLRYATERALQAAGSSPSVLHDFDIADYRDIGARPASGSAPYHGMVICPCSMKTMAGIAAGYTSNLIERAADVTLKERRRLIVVPREAPYSLIHLRNMTALTEAGGIVLPASPAFYQKPQSFDDLGRFIAGRILALLGLSQNLFPAWEGETKAIQNP from the coding sequence ATCTCCCTGATTATCGGCCTTACCGGAGCAAGCGGATCGCTGTACGGCCTGCATCTGCTACAGGCGCTTCTGACCGGCGTTGCAGGGCGCAGCACGCTCATCGTCAGCCCGGCGGCCATCCGCGTCTTCAATCAGGAGTTCGACACGGCCCTTGAAAATCCGCTTGATCTGCTGAGATATGCGACGGAGCGGGCCTTGCAGGCAGCGGGATCGAGCCCGTCGGTTCTGCATGACTTTGATATCGCCGATTACCGCGACATCGGGGCCAGGCCGGCAAGCGGATCGGCTCCGTATCATGGCATGGTCATCTGCCCCTGTTCGATGAAGACGATGGCCGGTATCGCCGCCGGTTATACATCGAATCTGATCGAGCGTGCGGCCGATGTGACGCTGAAAGAGCGGCGACGGCTGATCGTCGTTCCGCGCGAGGCGCCCTACAGCCTGATCCATCTGCGTAACATGACGGCGCTGACCGAGGCCGGCGGTATCGTTCTGCCCGCCTCGCCTGCCTTCTATCAGAAGCCGCAGAGCTTCGACGATCTGGGCCGTTTCATCGCCGGTAGAATCCTTGCCCTTCTCGGCCTCTCTCAAAACCTGTTCCCTGCCTGGGAGGGAGAAACGAAGGCGATCCAGAATCCCTGA
- the tyrS gene encoding tyrosine--tRNA ligase, which yields MAGKETTPEAKELPISNETKADFEKIKRGTEEILPEKELLQLLERARREKRPLKIKAGFDPTAPDLHLGHTVLLRKLRHFQEMGHRILFLIGDFTGMIGDPTGRSATRKRLTKEEVIENAKTYERQVYRILDREKTEIVFNSKWLADMRFEDVLGLTARYTVARMIERDDFQKRMAAGDSISMIEFMYPLIQGYDSVALESDVELGGTDQKFNLLVGRTLQEQFGQAGQCIVTMPLLVGLDGVKKMSKSFGNYIGIDETPYQIFAKTMSVSDDLMWNYYTLLTDVPDSEMTQMKEAIEKGTNPMDFKKKLGELLVDWLHPGEGKAAREKWESEKSAARQDKMVLPPDTPVFDVPTTMQTDGKAELAKILVESGTEASMSAVKRLIEAGSVKIGDTLETVKDAKMALAFPGEYAVRVGKKKYLVIRG from the coding sequence ATGGCCGGTAAAGAAACGACACCGGAAGCGAAAGAGCTTCCCATCTCAAACGAAACGAAGGCGGACTTCGAGAAGATCAAGCGCGGCACCGAAGAGATCCTTCCCGAGAAGGAGCTTCTGCAACTGCTTGAACGTGCCCGTCGCGAGAAGCGTCCGCTGAAGATCAAGGCCGGATTTGACCCGACGGCGCCCGATCTGCATCTCGGCCATACGGTGCTGCTTCGCAAGCTGCGCCATTTTCAGGAGATGGGCCATCGCATCCTCTTTCTGATCGGTGACTTTACGGGCATGATCGGCGATCCGACAGGACGTTCGGCGACGCGAAAACGTCTTACAAAAGAAGAGGTGATCGAGAACGCGAAGACCTACGAACGTCAGGTCTACCGTATTCTCGATCGAGAGAAAACCGAAATCGTATTCAACTCCAAATGGCTGGCCGATATGCGTTTTGAAGACGTGCTCGGTCTGACTGCACGTTATACGGTAGCTCGCATGATCGAGCGTGACGACTTTCAGAAGCGTATGGCGGCCGGCGATTCGATCAGCATGATCGAGTTCATGTATCCGCTGATTCAGGGCTATGACTCAGTAGCCCTCGAATCCGACGTTGAGCTGGGCGGTACCGACCAGAAGTTTAACCTGCTTGTCGGGCGCACCTTACAGGAGCAGTTCGGGCAGGCAGGCCAGTGCATCGTCACGATGCCGCTTCTTGTCGGCCTGGACGGCGTAAAAAAGATGTCGAAGTCGTTCGGCAACTATATCGGCATCGACGAGACGCCGTATCAGATCTTCGCGAAGACGATGTCGGTATCGGACGATCTGATGTGGAACTACTACACGCTGTTAACCGACGTGCCGGATTCCGAGATGACTCAGATGAAAGAGGCCATCGAAAAAGGCACGAATCCGATGGATTTCAAAAAGAAGCTCGGCGAGCTGCTTGTGGACTGGCTTCATCCGGGCGAGGGCAAGGCGGCACGGGAGAAGTGGGAGTCCGAGAAAAGCGCCGCCCGTCAGGATAAGATGGTGCTTCCGCCCGATACGCCCGTTTTTGACGTGCCGACGACGATGCAGACGGACGGAAAGGCCGAGCTTGCGAAGATCCTGGTCGAGTCGGGCACCGAGGCAAGCATGAGCGCCGTGAAGCGTCTGATCGAGGCCGGCTCGGTGAAGATAGGCGATACTCTCGAAACGGTGAAGGATGCGAAGATGGCGCTTGCATTCCCCGGTGAATATGCGGTGCGCGTCGGCAAGAAGAAGTATCTCGTGATTCGCGGCTGA